The proteins below come from a single Mucilaginibacter mali genomic window:
- a CDS encoding Gfo/Idh/MocA family protein: MKNEATEQPKDNSRRDFIKNSAIAAAGFMIVPRFVLGGKGFTAPSDKLLIAGVGVGGKGQSDIANFYKSGKAEIAFLCDVDEVRAAASVKAFPKAKFYKDWREMFDKESKNFDAVSISTPDHNHAIVTLGAMQLGKHVYVQKPMTHDLYEARALTKAAERYKVVTQMGNQGSSGDGVRQLMEWYNAGVIGDVHTVYCWTNRPVWPQGIPWPSTPKQVPATLDWNLWLGTAPQKDYVDNLVPFNWRGWWDYGTGALGDMGCHIVEAPFSVLNLKYARDVQASVGSVYVGEFKQGYFPDSCPPSSHATLTFPKTNKTKGDVTLHWMDGGIQPERPAELGPNEVFGDNEGNGILFVGTKGKMIAGCYAENPKLLPTSRTEQVHVKQTLARVPGSANGHYAQWVEGCIAGHGKTELSSSFDKAGPLTECLLMANLAIRGHEIRVPKADGKGFNYPGRNTKLVWDNDNMKVTNVDEANQYVKRTYRQGWKLGE; this comes from the coding sequence ATGAAAAATGAAGCTACAGAGCAGCCTAAAGATAATTCGAGGCGCGATTTTATAAAGAACAGCGCCATTGCTGCTGCCGGTTTTATGATAGTGCCCCGTTTTGTGCTGGGCGGCAAGGGCTTTACCGCGCCAAGCGATAAACTGTTGATTGCCGGTGTGGGTGTTGGCGGTAAGGGCCAAAGTGATATTGCCAATTTCTACAAAAGCGGCAAGGCCGAGATCGCTTTCCTGTGCGATGTAGATGAGGTGCGCGCGGCTGCATCGGTTAAAGCATTCCCTAAAGCTAAATTTTATAAAGACTGGCGCGAGATGTTCGATAAAGAGTCGAAGAACTTCGATGCCGTTTCGATATCAACGCCCGATCATAACCACGCCATTGTAACCCTTGGCGCTATGCAGTTGGGCAAGCACGTTTATGTGCAAAAACCAATGACACATGACCTGTACGAAGCCCGCGCTTTAACTAAAGCTGCCGAGCGCTACAAGGTGGTAACCCAAATGGGCAACCAGGGCTCATCGGGCGATGGTGTGCGCCAGTTGATGGAGTGGTATAATGCCGGCGTTATCGGCGATGTACATACTGTATACTGCTGGACCAACCGCCCCGTATGGCCGCAAGGCATCCCATGGCCAAGCACGCCAAAGCAGGTACCAGCTACCTTAGACTGGAACCTGTGGTTGGGTACCGCGCCGCAAAAAGATTACGTAGATAACCTGGTGCCGTTTAACTGGCGCGGCTGGTGGGATTACGGAACCGGCGCCTTAGGCGATATGGGTTGCCACATTGTTGAGGCCCCTTTCAGCGTGCTGAACCTGAAGTATGCCCGCGATGTGCAGGCCAGCGTAGGCAGCGTATATGTAGGCGAGTTTAAACAGGGCTACTTCCCTGATAGTTGCCCGCCATCAAGCCATGCTACGCTTACCTTCCCTAAAACCAATAAAACCAAAGGAGATGTTACCCTGCACTGGATGGACGGCGGTATCCAACCCGAACGCCCTGCCGAATTAGGCCCTAACGAAGTATTTGGCGATAATGAGGGCAACGGTATCCTGTTTGTAGGTACCAAAGGTAAAATGATAGCTGGTTGCTATGCCGAAAATCCGAAGCTGTTGCCAACATCGCGTACCGAACAGGTGCACGTTAAACAAACATTGGCAAGGGTACCGGGCAGCGCCAACGGCCACTACGCGCAATGGGTTGAAGGTTGTATTGCCGGTCATGGTAAAACAGAATTAAGCTCATCGTTTGATAAAGCTGGTCCGCTTACCGAGTGCTTGCTGATGGCTAACCTGGCAATCCGTGGTCATGAGATCCGTGTGCCTAAGGCCGATGGTAAAGGCTTCAATTATCCTGGCCGCAACACCAAACTGGTTTGGGATAACGACAACATGAAGGTAACCAATGTTGACGAGGCTAACCAATACGTAAAACGCACCTACAGGCAAGGCTGGAAACTGGGCGAATAA
- a CDS encoding gluconate 2-dehydrogenase subunit 3 family protein translates to MNRREAISRVALLMGGTVIGAEFFLNGCVTAPKNYNELFSQAQVALLDEIGDTIIPATKTPGAKAVHIGQFMAFMVKDCYNDKDQAIFLDGIKKIDDVSKAKYKADFMTITPAQRTEMLNELDKEQKDYTKTKKKEDPNHYFRMMKELTLLGYFTSKEGATQALRYVPVPGRYDGNLPYKKGDKAWAT, encoded by the coding sequence ATGAACAGAAGAGAAGCTATTTCGAGGGTGGCCCTGTTGATGGGCGGCACGGTAATTGGGGCCGAGTTCTTTTTGAACGGTTGCGTGACCGCGCCAAAAAACTATAACGAACTATTTAGCCAGGCGCAGGTGGCGCTGCTTGATGAGATAGGCGATACCATCATCCCTGCAACTAAAACACCGGGTGCCAAGGCCGTGCATATCGGCCAATTTATGGCCTTTATGGTGAAGGATTGTTATAACGATAAGGACCAGGCTATATTTTTAGATGGTATCAAAAAAATAGATGATGTTTCTAAGGCTAAGTATAAGGCCGATTTTATGACCATCACACCCGCGCAGCGTACCGAAATGCTGAACGAATTGGACAAGGAACAAAAGGATTATACCAAAACCAAAAAGAAGGAAGATCCGAACCATTATTTCCGTATGATGAAAGAGTTGACCTTGTTGGGCTACTTTACATCAAAAGAAGGTGCTACGCAGGCATTGCGCTATGTGCCTGTTCCGGGGCGATATGATGGCAACCTGCCTTATAAAAAAGGCGATAAAGCCTGGGCCACCTAA
- a CDS encoding c-type cytochrome: MKKSILILSLSLAIAACGGKSSNSGSDTTNTKQDAVAQNSSTDTAGAKNGTEAVGGTSKGESLMASADCNTCHKYDTKLVGPSLKDIAAKYTSADVDKLADKVIKGGSGSWGDVAMTPHPSVSKDDAKAMVEYILTQK; this comes from the coding sequence ATGAAAAAGTCTATTTTAATTCTTTCTTTATCTTTAGCTATCGCGGCTTGCGGCGGTAAATCAAGCAACAGCGGCAGCGATACTACCAATACCAAACAGGATGCTGTAGCGCAAAACTCAAGTACCGATACAGCCGGCGCTAAAAATGGTACCGAAGCCGTTGGCGGCACCTCAAAAGGCGAAAGCCTGATGGCATCGGCCGATTGCAATACCTGTCATAAATATGATACTAAGCTGGTTGGTCCTTCGCTTAAGGATATCGCCGCCAAATACACATCGGCCGATGTAGACAAACTGGCCGATAAAGTAATTAAGGGCGGTAGCGGCAGCTGGGGCGATGTGGCCATGACCCCGCACCCCTCTGTATCTAAGGATGATGCCAAAGCTATGGTAGAGTACATCCTTACGCAGAAATAA
- a CDS encoding START domain-containing protein codes for MRKIITLSFLLFGFLWASGQSWQLNSETNGIKVYTASVPDSKVKAIKVECYFDATLAQLVTVLLDVKTCTEWVYSTKSCTLLKQVSPSELYYYSEVNIPWPAQNRDFVAHLVVTQNPETKVVYVDGPVVPGMVPVKKGIVRIEHSTGKWVISPVGTNRVHVAYTLQVDPGGAIPAWLVNMFAANGPTQSFSKLRSQVQKPVYKEASLPFIKN; via the coding sequence ATGCGCAAAATTATAACCCTTTCCTTTTTATTGTTTGGCTTTTTATGGGCCAGCGGACAATCGTGGCAGCTGAACAGCGAGACAAATGGTATTAAGGTTTATACCGCGTCGGTACCCGATTCGAAGGTAAAAGCCATTAAAGTAGAATGTTACTTTGATGCCACCCTTGCCCAACTGGTTACCGTATTACTTGATGTTAAAACATGTACCGAATGGGTTTACAGCACCAAAAGCTGCACGCTGCTGAAGCAGGTATCCCCGTCAGAACTATATTATTATTCGGAAGTAAACATTCCCTGGCCTGCCCAAAACCGCGATTTTGTGGCGCATTTGGTGGTAACGCAAAACCCCGAAACCAAAGTTGTTTATGTTGATGGCCCAGTGGTGCCGGGCATGGTGCCTGTTAAAAAGGGAATTGTACGGATAGAGCATTCAACGGGAAAGTGGGTGATCAGCCCGGTAGGGACTAACCGGGTACACGTGGCGTACACGCTGCAGGTAGATCCCGGTGGCGCTATCCCCGCCTGGCTGGTAAATATGTTCGCGGCTAATGGCCCTACGCAAAGCTTTAGCAAATTGCGGTCGCAAGTGCAAAAGCCGGTCTATAAGGAAGCATCGCTTCCATTTATTAAAAATTGA
- a CDS encoding Gfo/Idh/MocA family protein: MKLRLGMIGGGSGAFIGAVHRIAARIDDKYELVCGAFSSDAEKSKASGLLLGIPESRAYGSYVELIEKEKQLPENERAQVISIVTPNHVHFAPTKMALENGFHVVLDKPMTFSLAEALELEKVVATSGKLFCLTHTYTGYPMVKEARQFVASGKLGKVRKVYVEYPQGWLSQFTEATGNKQATWRTDPKQSGIAGAMGDIGTHAFNLLEYVSGLQVTKLCADINIVVEGRKLDDDGAVLLKLSNGASGVLMATQIAAGEENNVKIRVYGEHGGLEWQQCDANTLQVKWLDKPTEIWRTGAGYTSSFAQHNTRTPPGHPEGYLEAFANLYRNFAECVDGGLEGRQPSPESMDYPGITEGVRGMAFIEHVIESGKSEQKWIDLKI, encoded by the coding sequence ATGAAACTAAGATTAGGCATGATAGGCGGTGGCAGCGGGGCTTTTATTGGCGCGGTGCACCGTATAGCTGCCCGTATTGATGATAAATACGAACTGGTTTGCGGCGCTTTCAGCAGCGATGCCGAAAAGAGCAAAGCTAGCGGGCTACTGTTAGGCATCCCCGAAAGCCGGGCGTATGGTTCGTATGTTGAATTGATTGAAAAGGAAAAGCAACTACCGGAAAATGAGCGTGCGCAGGTGATCAGCATCGTAACGCCAAATCACGTACACTTCGCGCCAACCAAGATGGCTTTGGAGAACGGTTTCCACGTAGTATTGGATAAACCCATGACCTTTTCTTTAGCCGAAGCCCTTGAACTGGAAAAAGTAGTTGCAACCAGTGGCAAGCTGTTTTGCTTAACGCATACATATACTGGTTACCCCATGGTAAAGGAGGCCCGCCAATTTGTGGCTTCCGGTAAATTGGGTAAGGTGAGGAAGGTTTATGTAGAATATCCGCAAGGCTGGTTGAGCCAGTTTACCGAAGCTACCGGCAACAAGCAGGCCACCTGGCGTACCGACCCTAAGCAAAGCGGCATTGCCGGTGCTATGGGCGATATTGGTACCCACGCTTTTAACTTATTGGAATATGTAAGTGGCCTTCAGGTAACTAAGCTTTGCGCCGATATTAATATTGTAGTAGAAGGACGCAAACTGGATGACGACGGTGCTGTATTACTTAAACTATCTAACGGCGCCAGCGGCGTGCTGATGGCTACCCAAATAGCTGCGGGTGAAGAGAATAACGTAAAGATCCGCGTATATGGCGAGCACGGCGGGCTGGAATGGCAGCAGTGCGATGCCAATACCCTGCAGGTGAAATGGCTGGATAAACCAACTGAGATATGGCGAACCGGCGCGGGTTATACCAGCAGTTTCGCGCAGCATAATACCCGCACGCCGCCAGGCCATCCTGAGGGATACCTGGAAGCATTTGCTAACCTGTACCGCAACTTTGCCGAATGTGTAGATGGAGGACTGGAAGGCAGGCAACCATCACCCGAATCGATGGATTATCCGGGAATTACCGAAGGGGTACGCGGTATGGCCTTTATCGAACATGTGATCGAATCGGGCAAGTCTGAACAGAAATGGATCGACCTGAAAATATAA
- a CDS encoding 3-keto-disaccharide hydrolase: MKRNLLFAFALGAGLMTASAQAKHEDTEVYTPVPPIVTPGATNTAPPSDAIILFDGKNMDQWVSTNDKSPAKWTVENGTMKVSKGAGNIETKQSFKDYQLHIEWKIPENITGSDQARGNSGVFLASIGKGDAGYELQVLDNYNNKTYTNGQAGSIYKQSIPLANANKKPGEWQTYDVIWTAPVFNTDGSLKSPARVTVLFNGVLVQNNFELKGPTLYIGQPAYTQAHGASPIKLQAHGDKSEPISFRNIWVREIKPLQ, from the coding sequence ATGAAACGTAATTTGTTATTTGCTTTTGCCTTAGGTGCTGGTTTAATGACCGCATCGGCGCAAGCTAAGCACGAGGACACTGAAGTTTATACACCAGTGCCACCTATAGTTACCCCCGGCGCTACCAATACCGCCCCCCCGTCTGACGCGATCATCCTTTTTGATGGCAAAAACATGGATCAATGGGTAAGTACCAATGATAAAAGCCCCGCTAAATGGACGGTAGAAAACGGAACCATGAAGGTGAGCAAGGGTGCCGGGAATATCGAAACCAAACAATCCTTTAAAGATTACCAACTGCACATTGAGTGGAAGATCCCCGAAAACATTACGGGCAGCGATCAGGCACGCGGCAATAGTGGTGTGTTTTTAGCATCGATAGGTAAGGGCGATGCCGGTTACGAACTACAGGTGCTGGATAACTACAATAACAAAACCTACACCAACGGACAAGCAGGCAGCATCTACAAGCAATCTATCCCGCTGGCCAATGCTAATAAAAAACCTGGCGAATGGCAAACGTACGATGTGATCTGGACAGCTCCGGTATTTAACACAGATGGCAGCCTGAAAAGCCCGGCCCGGGTTACCGTTTTGTTTAACGGTGTGTTGGTTCAAAACAATTTTGAGTTGAAGGGGCCGACCTTATATATCGGTCAGCCGGCATACACGCAAGCACATGGTGCCAGCCCGATAAAGTTGCAGGCCCATGGCGACAAAAGCGAACCGATCAGCTTCAGGAATATTTGGGTGAGGGAGATAAAGCCTTTGCAATAG
- a CDS encoding hydroxypyruvate isomerase family protein, whose translation MANNQNRRTAIKNMVTGTVAVGAAGMLSSLTSEAAEPDNTNMALKGNINHSVCRWCYNDMSVDALCANAAKMGIKGIDLVGPADWPTLKKHGLDSPMCNGAEINLTDGFAEPKFHAQLQKNYSEMIPKVAAAGYTNLICFSGSRRGMDNETGWKNCVEGLKPLVALAEKHKVVLVMELLNSKVNHKDYMCDRTSWGAELCKRLGSENFKLLYDIYHMQIDEGDVIRNINDNHQYIAHYHTGGVPGRNEIDETQELYYPAIMKAIAATGFKGYVAQEFIPKNPDKMASLKKAIQICDV comes from the coding sequence ATGGCAAATAATCAAAACCGCCGTACAGCGATAAAAAACATGGTTACCGGCACAGTTGCGGTAGGCGCGGCAGGTATGCTGTCATCGCTTACAAGCGAAGCTGCCGAACCGGATAACACCAATATGGCATTAAAAGGAAACATTAACCACTCGGTATGCCGGTGGTGTTATAATGATATGTCGGTTGACGCTTTGTGTGCTAACGCCGCAAAAATGGGCATTAAAGGTATCGACCTGGTTGGCCCAGCCGATTGGCCTACTTTAAAAAAACACGGATTGGATTCGCCGATGTGTAATGGCGCCGAGATAAACCTGACCGATGGTTTTGCCGAGCCTAAATTTCACGCGCAACTGCAAAAAAACTATTCGGAGATGATCCCAAAAGTGGCTGCGGCCGGGTATACCAACCTGATCTGCTTTAGCGGTAGCCGCCGTGGCATGGATAACGAAACCGGTTGGAAAAATTGTGTGGAAGGGTTGAAACCCCTGGTTGCATTGGCCGAAAAACATAAGGTAGTACTGGTGATGGAATTGCTGAACAGCAAGGTAAACCATAAGGATTACATGTGCGATCGCACATCGTGGGGTGCGGAACTGTGCAAACGCTTAGGATCGGAGAATTTTAAGTTGCTTTACGATATCTACCACATGCAAATTGACGAGGGTGATGTGATCCGTAATATTAATGATAATCATCAGTACATCGCGCATTACCACACCGGCGGTGTGCCCGGACGTAATGAGATCGACGAAACCCAGGAACTCTATTATCCGGCTATTATGAAGGCCATAGCCGCCACCGGTTTTAAAGGTTACGTAGCGCAGGAGTTTATCCCAAAAAATCCGGATAAAATGGCATCGCTAAAAAAGGCTATCCAGATCTGCGATGTTTAA
- a CDS encoding GMC oxidoreductase, with product MAENVFDAIVIGSGISGGWAAKELTEKGLKTLMLERGKDIEHIKGYVNANKDPWEIPHHGSRTQQMINDHPVLKRDYVLSEANLDYWVNEKESPYTETKPFDWFRGYHVGGRSLMWGRQSYRWSDFDFEGNAKDGIAVDWPIRYKDLAPWYSHVEKFAGISGSLEGLPQLPDGDFMPAMQMNIVEKDVAARIKAAYKDRHMIIGRTANITVPHNGRTNCQYRNKCALGCPFGGYFSTQSATLPAARATGNLKLRPFSIVTKILYDKDTKKARGVEIIDAETNKTYEYFAKVIFVNASTLNSTWVLMNSATDVWEGGLGSSSGELGHNLMDHHFKLGASGEMEGYDDKYYYGRRANGIYVPRYRNLFGDKRDYLRGFGYQGGASRKGWSREIAEMGIGADFKEALTEPGQWGMGITAFGETLPYHDNKITLDHTNKDKWGLPTLAIDAEIKENEQKMRVDMMADAVEMLEKAGVKNVKSFDNGYTLGAGIHEMGTARMGLDPKTSVLNKHNQVWDALNVYVTDGACMTSAACQNPSLTYMALTARAVDHAVGELKNRNI from the coding sequence ATGGCTGAAAACGTATTCGACGCGATAGTTATCGGGTCTGGAATATCAGGCGGATGGGCCGCTAAAGAACTGACGGAGAAAGGCTTAAAAACCCTAATGCTGGAGCGTGGCAAAGATATCGAACACATTAAGGGATATGTGAATGCCAATAAAGATCCATGGGAAATACCTCATCATGGAAGCCGTACCCAGCAAATGATCAATGATCACCCGGTGCTGAAACGCGATTATGTGCTAAGCGAAGCCAATCTTGATTACTGGGTTAACGAAAAAGAAAGCCCGTATACCGAAACTAAACCATTTGATTGGTTTCGTGGATATCATGTAGGTGGCCGTTCGCTGATGTGGGGGCGCCAATCATACCGCTGGAGCGATTTTGATTTTGAAGGGAACGCCAAGGATGGCATCGCTGTTGATTGGCCGATCCGTTATAAAGACCTGGCCCCATGGTACAGCCATGTAGAAAAATTTGCCGGCATCAGTGGTTCGCTTGAAGGCTTGCCACAACTTCCTGATGGCGATTTCATGCCTGCCATGCAAATGAACATTGTTGAGAAAGATGTGGCCGCCCGTATCAAAGCCGCTTATAAAGACAGGCATATGATCATTGGTCGTACGGCTAATATCACCGTGCCGCACAATGGCCGCACCAATTGCCAGTACCGCAATAAATGCGCACTGGGTTGTCCGTTCGGCGGGTACTTCAGCACACAGTCGGCAACCCTGCCGGCAGCCAGGGCTACCGGTAATTTAAAACTGCGTCCGTTCTCTATCGTTACCAAAATTTTGTACGATAAGGATACCAAAAAGGCCAGGGGCGTAGAGATCATTGATGCTGAAACCAACAAAACTTACGAATACTTTGCCAAAGTGATCTTCGTGAACGCCTCTACACTTAACTCAACCTGGGTGCTGATGAATTCGGCTACTGATGTTTGGGAAGGTGGCCTGGGCAGCAGCAGTGGCGAACTGGGCCATAACCTGATGGACCACCACTTTAAACTGGGTGCCAGCGGCGAGATGGAAGGTTATGATGATAAGTATTATTACGGTCGCCGTGCCAACGGCATTTATGTGCCACGCTATCGCAATTTGTTTGGCGATAAACGCGATTACCTGCGCGGCTTCGGCTACCAGGGCGGCGCGAGCCGAAAAGGCTGGAGCCGGGAGATTGCCGAAATGGGCATCGGTGCAGACTTTAAGGAGGCGCTGACCGAACCGGGCCAGTGGGGTATGGGCATCACCGCCTTTGGCGAGACCTTGCCTTACCACGATAATAAGATCACTTTAGACCATACCAATAAGGATAAATGGGGCCTGCCAACCTTAGCTATCGATGCCGAAATAAAAGAAAACGAGCAAAAAATGCGCGTTGATATGATGGCCGACGCGGTAGAGATGCTGGAGAAGGCCGGTGTTAAAAACGTAAAATCGTTTGATAACGGCTACACCCTGGGCGCGGGCATCCACGAGATGGGCACCGCACGTATGGGTTTAGATCCAAAAACATCGGTACTGAATAAACACAACCAGGTTTGGGACGCGCTGAACGTTTATGTTACCGATGGCGCCTGTATGACATCGGCAGCATGCCAAAACCCATCGTTAACCTATATGGCATTAACCGCCCGCGCGGTAGATCATGCCGTTGGCGAATTAAAGAACAGAAACATCTAA
- a CDS encoding ArsR/SmtB family transcription factor: MTRRDVFQGIADPTRRMILALLALQAMTPNALAERFDSTRQAVSKHVGILTECGLVTQQHQGREIYYHLNTNKMKEVDAWLEPFRKMWDDKFNELENVLNNLKNKNQ, translated from the coding sequence ATGACCAGACGAGACGTATTCCAGGGCATTGCCGACCCCACCCGCCGCATGATACTGGCTTTGCTGGCTTTACAAGCCATGACACCCAATGCCCTTGCCGAACGCTTTGACAGTACCCGGCAGGCGGTATCCAAACACGTCGGCATACTAACCGAGTGTGGCCTGGTTACACAGCAACACCAGGGGCGTGAGATATATTATCATTTAAACACCAATAAAATGAAGGAAGTAGATGCATGGCTGGAACCGTTCCGCAAGATGTGGGACGACAAGTTTAACGAGTTAGAGAACGTATTAAATAACCTTAAAAACAAAAACCAATGA
- a CDS encoding sugar phosphate isomerase/epimerase family protein — MKTIKGPAIFIAQFIGDTAPYNSLDSICKWAAGLGFKGVQLPTGDPRFIDLQKAAESKTYADEIKGIVNAAGLEITELSTHLQGQLVAVNPVYDNLFDGFAPEQYRNNPKARQEWAVQQLKYAAKASQNLGLTASVTFSGALLWPMVYPWPQRPAGIVDTCFTELANRWKPILDVYEDHGIDLCYEIHAGEDLHDGITYEMFLDKVDQHKRACLLYDPSHFILQCLDYLEYIDIYHERIKMFHVKDAEFNPTGRQGVYGGYQNWVDRAGRFRSLGDGQVDFKSIFSKMAQYDFPGWAVLEWECALKHPEDGAREGAQFIKDHIIRVTDKAFDDFAASGADEALNRKTLGI; from the coding sequence ATGAAAACAATTAAAGGACCAGCCATATTTATAGCGCAGTTTATTGGCGATACAGCGCCATATAATAGTTTGGATTCTATTTGCAAATGGGCAGCGGGTTTAGGCTTTAAAGGTGTGCAATTGCCCACCGGCGATCCGCGTTTTATCGATCTGCAAAAGGCCGCCGAAAGCAAGACCTATGCCGATGAGATAAAAGGCATCGTTAACGCCGCCGGATTAGAGATCACCGAGTTATCTACCCACCTGCAAGGTCAACTGGTGGCCGTAAACCCGGTTTATGATAACCTGTTCGATGGTTTCGCGCCCGAGCAATATCGTAATAATCCTAAAGCCCGGCAGGAATGGGCCGTTCAGCAATTGAAATATGCCGCCAAGGCATCACAAAACCTGGGCTTAACCGCCAGCGTTACATTTAGCGGGGCTTTGCTGTGGCCAATGGTATACCCATGGCCGCAAAGGCCGGCAGGTATTGTTGATACCTGCTTTACCGAACTGGCCAATCGCTGGAAACCGATTTTGGATGTATACGAAGACCACGGTATCGACCTGTGTTACGAGATCCACGCCGGCGAGGACCTGCACGATGGCATCACCTACGAGATGTTTTTGGATAAAGTAGATCAGCACAAACGCGCTTGCTTATTGTACGATCCATCACACTTTATATTGCAATGCCTGGATTATTTGGAATATATCGACATTTATCACGAACGAATTAAGATGTTCCACGTAAAAGATGCGGAGTTTAACCCGACAGGCCGTCAGGGCGTTTACGGTGGCTATCAAAACTGGGTAGACCGTGCCGGGCGCTTCCGTTCGCTGGGCGACGGGCAGGTTGATTTTAAATCGATCTTTAGCAAAATGGCACAATACGATTTCCCGGGCTGGGCGGTACTGGAGTGGGAGTGCGCGTTAAAGCACCCCGAGGATGGCGCACGCGAAGGCGCGCAATTTATAAAAGACCACATCATCAGGGTAACTGATAAAGCGTTTGACGATTTTGCGGCGTCGGGCGCGGATGAGGCATTGAACCGTAAAACTTTAGGTATATAA
- a CDS encoding SRPBCC family protein: protein MMNMNETKISKAASGKALIVTRDINAPVDAVWRAWTEAELLDQWWAPKPWKAVTKRMDFTEGGQWFYKMTGPDGEGQWCLVDFGTIDPGKSFTATSVFADEDGNKAPGFPNMYWKNEFTATATGTTITVEMSFDSEAELEQIVGMGFKEGFTMALGNLDELLA, encoded by the coding sequence ATGATGAACATGAATGAAACAAAGATCAGCAAAGCCGCATCGGGCAAAGCGCTGATCGTAACACGCGACATTAACGCACCTGTAGATGCTGTTTGGCGCGCCTGGACCGAGGCCGAACTGCTTGACCAATGGTGGGCGCCAAAACCATGGAAGGCCGTTACCAAAAGAATGGACTTTACCGAAGGTGGCCAATGGTTTTATAAAATGACCGGCCCCGATGGCGAAGGCCAATGGTGCCTGGTAGATTTTGGTACGATAGATCCCGGCAAAAGCTTTACCGCTACCAGCGTTTTTGCTGATGAGGATGGCAACAAAGCCCCCGGTTTCCCTAATATGTACTGGAAGAATGAGTTCACTGCTACGGCTACCGGTACTACAATAACCGTAGAAATGTCATTTGACAGCGAAGCGGAACTGGAGCAAATTGTGGGCATGGGTTTCAAAGAAGGCTTTACCATGGCCCTTGGCAACCTGGACGAATTGCTGGCTTAA
- a CDS encoding TIM barrel protein, giving the protein MNNRRDFLKQSAMLSAGMLLAKPGMLLAAPSNLKVGIQLYSMRDFLPKDVKGTIAKVAKAGYKEVETFGYDTTKKSFWGLSAKDFKSLLSDNGLTSPSGHYGADLFFDKGKTDDQKAYIDAAHALGQTTIVIPYLNDTWRKTVADFSTCAQKINKIAAMNKAAGLKTGYHNHNFEFEAINGTMLYDVLLKETDPSVTFEMDLYWVVRAGHDPIKLMQQHPGRFSMWHVKDMDKKNHGINTEIGSGTIDFKKIFTEQKLSGVKHIFMEQENFGMDAYASITQSAAYIKNTLLK; this is encoded by the coding sequence ATGAATAACAGAAGAGATTTCCTTAAGCAAAGCGCTATGCTGTCAGCAGGTATGCTTTTGGCCAAACCCGGTATGCTTTTGGCTGCGCCATCAAACCTAAAGGTGGGCATACAGCTATATTCCATGCGCGATTTTTTGCCTAAAGATGTAAAAGGCACTATTGCCAAAGTGGCCAAAGCCGGCTATAAAGAAGTGGAGACCTTTGGTTATGATACCACTAAAAAATCGTTCTGGGGACTGAGCGCTAAGGATTTTAAATCGTTATTGAGCGATAACGGCCTTACCTCGCCAAGCGGCCATTACGGTGCCGATCTATTTTTTGATAAGGGAAAAACCGACGATCAGAAGGCTTATATCGATGCCGCGCATGCTTTAGGGCAAACTACCATCGTTATCCCGTATTTGAACGATACCTGGCGCAAAACCGTAGCCGATTTTAGTACTTGCGCGCAAAAGATCAACAAGATAGCTGCCATGAACAAAGCCGCGGGCCTGAAAACAGGATACCATAACCACAACTTCGAGTTTGAAGCGATAAATGGTACCATGTTATACGACGTACTGCTGAAGGAGACCGACCCGTCGGTTACTTTTGAAATGGACCTGTATTGGGTAGTCCGTGCCGGCCATGACCCGATCAAACTGATGCAACAGCACCCGGGCCGCTTCAGCATGTGGCATGTAAAGGATATGGACAAAAAGAACCATGGCATTAATACCGAGATCGGTTCGGGTACTATCGATTTTAAAAAGATCTTTACCGAGCAGAAGTTATCGGGCGTGAAGCACATCTTTATGGAGCAGGAAAACTTCGGGATGGATGCTTATGCCAGCATTACGCAAAGCGCGGCCTATATTAAAAATACGCTGCTTAAATAA